The following are from one region of the Clostridia bacterium genome:
- a CDS encoding SpoIID/LytB domain-containing protein, which yields MKKTVSFLLLIVMLCSFCSIQSFAVTVPEMVRVGIYFGSSALSSVTVSADGGVYLRCDGTDLGWLASATISQSDKNWYITGGAQPVTFYGEKMTVMSAGGLLTVKNKHYRGEIELVPKGSAITVVNHLNIEEYLYGVVPLEMSTGWPMEALKVQAVCARTFVARSKDKYKSQGFDVYNTTMSQVYGGADVEKADTNQAVNETKGQVITYNGALIEALYSSASSNCRTFNVENVWGYPFDYLVSVDDSYQAIAKPDSHAWEENFTIAELQSIADRNGMNIGTFTDLYVSIYSDDGAVKELTFAGTNGTYTFKNIDTRNKLGLRSQSYEIIKNYAPGSGGGVTVLGASGKTFAGNPSSLDKNGVLGGVSRILGATGKVDANAGAKVESYTLKGTGYGHGVGMSQYGAKGMAMSGFTYDQIIKHYYTGVTITP from the coding sequence ATGAAAAAAACAGTCAGCTTTTTACTTTTGATTGTTATGCTTTGCAGTTTTTGCAGTATACAAAGCTTTGCGGTTACCGTGCCCGAAATGGTTCGCGTGGGCATCTATTTCGGATCATCGGCGTTAAGCTCGGTTACGGTTTCCGCGGACGGCGGTGTGTATCTGCGGTGTGATGGTACAGACTTGGGATGGCTGGCATCGGCAACCATTTCCCAGTCCGATAAAAACTGGTACATTACCGGTGGAGCACAGCCTGTAACCTTTTATGGCGAAAAAATGACTGTCATGAGCGCAGGTGGATTACTGACGGTAAAAAACAAGCATTACCGCGGTGAAATCGAGCTTGTGCCTAAGGGCTCGGCTATAACGGTTGTAAACCACTTGAATATTGAAGAATATTTGTATGGCGTGGTTCCGCTGGAAATGTCCACAGGATGGCCCATGGAGGCGTTAAAGGTGCAGGCAGTTTGTGCCAGAACCTTCGTGGCGCGCAGTAAGGATAAATATAAGTCTCAGGGCTTTGACGTGTACAATACCACCATGTCGCAGGTATATGGCGGTGCAGATGTGGAAAAGGCAGATACCAATCAGGCTGTAAATGAAACAAAAGGGCAGGTAATTACTTATAATGGTGCGCTGATTGAAGCACTGTATTCTTCTGCAAGCTCTAATTGCAGAACCTTCAATGTAGAAAATGTCTGGGGATATCCGTTTGACTATCTTGTGAGTGTAGATGATTCCTATCAGGCGATTGCCAAGCCGGACAGCCATGCATGGGAGGAGAATTTCACCATTGCAGAATTGCAGAGTATCGCAGACCGCAATGGCATGAACATCGGAACGTTTACCGATTTGTACGTCAGCATCTATTCGGATGATGGGGCTGTGAAGGAGCTGACCTTTGCAGGTACAAACGGTACATATACGTTTAAAAACATTGATACGAGAAATAAGCTTGGTTTAAGAAGCCAAAGCTATGAAATTATTAAAAATTATGCTCCCGGCTCGGGTGGCGGTGTTACCGTGCTCGGTGCCAGCGGGAAAACCTTTGCGGGTAACCCTAGCAGTTTAGACAAAAACGGCGTGCTTGGTGGTGTAAGCCGTATATTAGGTGCTACAGGAAAGGTGGATGCCAATGCGGGTGCAAAGGTTGAATCCTATACGTTAAAAGGCACCGGATACGGGCACGGTGTTGGTATGAGCCAGTATGGTGCAAAAGGTATGGCAATGTCCGGGTTTACCTATGATCAGATTATCAAGCATTATTATACAGGAGTGACCATCACTCCGTAA
- a CDS encoding DUF523 domain-containing protein, producing the protein MILVSACLLGEKCKYNGSDNKNDAVIQFLKGKRYVAVCPEMMGGLPAPRLPSEIVDKKVIQKDGTDVTAFFEAGAKQVADMAEKYNVKLAILKANSPSCGAGSIYDGTFSGTLIAGNGITAEKLLKMGIAVKTEKELEKEVNS; encoded by the coding sequence ATGATTTTAGTCAGTGCTTGTCTGTTGGGCGAAAAATGCAAATACAATGGCTCTGACAATAAAAACGATGCGGTTATACAGTTTCTGAAAGGGAAAAGGTATGTGGCGGTGTGTCCTGAAATGATGGGCGGATTGCCTGCACCTCGTTTACCCTCGGAAATTGTAGACAAAAAGGTAATTCAAAAAGACGGCACAGATGTGACCGCCTTTTTTGAAGCCGGTGCAAAGCAAGTGGCAGATATGGCGGAAAAATATAATGTAAAGCTTGCAATTTTAAAGGCAAACAGTCCAAGCTGTGGAGCAGGAAGCATTTATGACGGCACGTTTTCGGGTACACTTATAGCGGGGAACGGCATTACTGCTGAAAAGCTTTTAAAAATGGGAATTGCAGTAAAAACAGAGAAAGAACTTGAAAAAGAAGTAAATTCGTGA
- a CDS encoding DUF624 domain-containing protein: MGLYSWVKPKPMPEGKGVSKEKEAPIKVYFGVIQRKWGRMIALGATQFVASLPVLAFAVFALFGMYAFHTRPVDGAIVYGNMLQFMLICIPLIALISGPATMGVTYVLRNYAREQHSWGFSDMLEKASKNYKQGFWVGLINSVFVLFMVWMYYYYGSMNGEMKLTIVNYIILVLMGLFLMMRSYLYPMAVSYQVSLKDLYRYSMALVFIKLPQNLLLQLASAAVIALAFAIYPTIGIFLTAFGGMAFVGYTHIFYIDRVLLQNMDEENEKDYELLKEKQKKTKKKGKKA; this comes from the coding sequence ATGGGCTTATACAGTTGGGTAAAACCAAAACCGATGCCGGAAGGCAAAGGGGTATCGAAAGAAAAAGAAGCACCGATTAAGGTGTATTTTGGCGTTATACAGAGAAAATGGGGACGCATGATTGCATTGGGCGCAACGCAGTTTGTGGCATCCCTTCCGGTACTGGCATTTGCTGTGTTTGCACTTTTTGGAATGTATGCATTTCACACCAGACCGGTTGACGGTGCGATTGTATATGGTAACATGTTGCAGTTTATGCTGATTTGTATACCGCTGATTGCCTTAATTTCGGGACCTGCTACCATGGGTGTTACATATGTTTTGAGAAACTATGCCCGTGAACAGCATTCCTGGGGATTCAGCGATATGCTGGAAAAGGCATCGAAAAACTATAAGCAGGGCTTTTGGGTTGGCTTAATCAACAGTGTTTTTGTGCTTTTTATGGTTTGGATGTATTATTATTACGGCAGCATGAACGGTGAAATGAAGCTAACCATTGTAAACTACATCATTCTTGTTCTTATGGGTTTGTTTTTGATGATGCGAAGCTACTTGTATCCTATGGCGGTGTCTTATCAGGTAAGCTTAAAGGATTTGTACAGATATTCTATGGCACTTGTATTCATAAAGCTTCCGCAAAATCTGCTGTTACAGCTGGCATCGGCAGCTGTGATTGCACTTGCCTTTGCGATTTATCCGACTATCGGCATCTTCCTTACTGCTTTTGGCGGTATGGCGTTTGTGGGGTATACACATATCTTTTACATAGACAGAGTGTTGCTTCAGAATATGGATGAAGAAAACGAAAAGGATTATGAATTGCTGAAGGAAAAGCAAAAGAAAACAAAGAAAAAGGGGAAAAAGGCATGA
- a CDS encoding cob(I)yrinic acid a,c-diamide adenosyltransferase, protein MIIVAIHIYTGDGKGKTTCAAGLAARCAGYGKKVLFYQFLKCEPSGECITLAEAVEFHCVKEKFGFVCNMTDSEKEELKEKTRVLFFAACNSECDMLVLDEILGAVACGFIEEQELLQFLKNAHCEVVLTGRDASEELIEAADYVTEMQQVKHIYDRGISARRGIEF, encoded by the coding sequence ATAATTATCGTGGCAATTCACATTTATACCGGTGATGGTAAAGGAAAAACCACCTGCGCCGCAGGATTGGCTGCAAGGTGTGCCGGATACGGTAAAAAGGTGCTGTTTTATCAGTTTTTAAAATGTGAGCCGTCGGGCGAATGTATTACATTGGCTGAGGCGGTTGAATTTCATTGTGTAAAAGAAAAATTCGGATTTGTTTGCAACATGACTGACTCTGAAAAAGAAGAACTGAAAGAAAAAACACGAGTGCTTTTCTTTGCGGCATGCAACAGCGAATGTGACATGCTGGTGCTGGATGAAATTCTGGGTGCAGTTGCTTGCGGATTTATTGAAGAACAGGAATTATTGCAGTTTTTAAAGAATGCACATTGCGAAGTGGTTCTGACCGGTAGAGATGCATCGGAAGAATTGATTGAAGCAGCGGATTATGTAACCGAAATGCAGCAGGTAAAGCACATCTATGATCGGGGTATTTCTGCAAGACGCGGTATTGAGTTTTAG
- a CDS encoding polyprenyl synthetase family protein, protein MKRFEQYKSKIEAYLLKLQQQMLEESGYYKELTDSMCYSLKAGGKRIRPVMLLAACEMAGGDVEKALPFAAAMEMIHTSSLIHDDLPAMDNDDLRRGKPTNHKVYGEATALLAGDAMLLYPFELMAKSVTDIKQVRAISIIAESAGLHGMCGGQMIDLYYEGKKADADVISQLNRLKTGALFKASVCAGIALAGGSEEEIRAGEVYGDNIGMAFQLVDDLLDNDPDADTGKTKGSDIASGKSTYLSVYGAEKCKELIASCTKDAAKALSDAFGEKASFLISLARQMENRNN, encoded by the coding sequence ATGAAACGCTTTGAGCAATATAAAAGCAAAATCGAAGCTTATCTCTTAAAGCTTCAGCAACAGATGTTGGAGGAATCGGGGTATTACAAGGAACTGACTGATTCCATGTGCTACAGCTTAAAGGCAGGCGGAAAACGTATCCGTCCTGTCATGCTTCTTGCGGCATGTGAAATGGCAGGCGGAGATGTGGAAAAGGCATTACCCTTTGCGGCAGCGATGGAAATGATTCACACAAGCTCGCTGATTCATGACGATTTGCCTGCTATGGATAATGATGATTTAAGACGTGGTAAGCCGACCAACCATAAAGTGTACGGCGAAGCGACAGCGCTTTTGGCAGGGGATGCCATGCTGCTATATCCCTTTGAGCTGATGGCAAAGTCTGTTACCGATATCAAGCAGGTGCGTGCTATTTCTATCATTGCGGAAAGCGCAGGCTTGCATGGCATGTGTGGCGGACAGATGATTGATTTGTACTACGAGGGCAAAAAAGCAGATGCGGATGTGATTTCGCAATTGAACCGTTTAAAAACCGGTGCACTCTTTAAAGCCTCGGTTTGTGCAGGGATTGCGCTTGCAGGCGGTTCAGAAGAAGAAATCCGTGCAGGTGAAGTGTATGGTGATAACATCGGTATGGCGTTCCAGTTGGTGGATGACCTACTGGACAATGACCCGGATGCAGATACCGGAAAAACCAAGGGGAGCGACATCGCAAGTGGTAAGAGTACTTACCTTTCTGTGTATGGCGCTGAAAAGTGCAAAGAATTGATTGCATCCTGTACGAAAGATGCGGCAAAAGCACTAAGCGATGCGTTCGGCGAAAAGGCTTCGTTCCTGATTTCGCTTGCACGACAAATGGAAAACAGAAATAATTAA
- the xseB gene encoding exodeoxyribonuclease VII small subunit: MAEKKFEAHMERLNTIVQKMESGTGDLDEMLSLYEEGVKISKICNKMLDDAQQKVTVLSKGENGLEEVVFEGEENG; encoded by the coding sequence ATGGCAGAAAAGAAATTTGAAGCGCATATGGAGCGCTTGAATACAATTGTACAGAAGATGGAAAGCGGTACGGGAGATTTGGATGAAATGCTGTCTCTTTATGAAGAGGGCGTAAAAATTTCTAAAATCTGTAACAAAATGTTAGATGATGCACAGCAGAAGGTAACCGTTCTTTCCAAAGGCGAAAACGGATTGGAAGAAGTAGTTTTTGAAGGAGAAGAAAACGGATGA
- the xseA gene encoding exodeoxyribonuclease VII large subunit, translating to MSERILSVSELNGYIKRVLDTDLLLSGLWVKGEISNFKHHTSGHLYMTLKDAGGAVRAVMFKNAAMRLKFKPEDGMKVVVFGRVSVFESAGQYQVYIEAMQPDGVGALYVAYEQLKAKLEAEGLFSETHKVEIPYIPQKIAVITSPTGAAIRDILNVLNRRFPLADVVVCPVLVQGDGAAEQIAKAIAYVNANALADVIITGRGGGSIEDLWAFNEEIVARAIYASEIPIISAVGHETDFTIADFVADLRAPTPSAAAELATPSMTEISGVLAGFLERMRGSALRKIDLNRALVQQLAGRISKDGVLSAYDKKRLIIDADMQRALRALENALANKKEQFAKNVAKLESLSPLGVLSRGYSVTRTDTGNVVRKTEDVCVGDALETVLTDGLVCSKVTKVERK from the coding sequence GTGAGTGAGCGCATTTTAAGTGTTTCTGAATTAAACGGATACATCAAACGCGTTTTAGACACCGATCTTTTACTTTCGGGTCTTTGGGTCAAAGGTGAAATTTCAAATTTTAAGCACCATACGTCAGGGCATCTGTACATGACGTTGAAGGATGCAGGCGGTGCTGTGCGTGCAGTCATGTTTAAAAATGCCGCAATGCGTTTGAAATTCAAGCCCGAGGACGGCATGAAGGTCGTGGTGTTTGGGCGCGTTTCGGTTTTTGAAAGTGCCGGACAGTATCAGGTGTACATCGAGGCAATGCAACCCGATGGCGTAGGCGCCCTTTATGTGGCATACGAACAGCTTAAGGCGAAGCTGGAAGCGGAAGGCTTGTTTTCAGAAACGCATAAGGTTGAAATTCCGTATATTCCGCAAAAAATTGCGGTGATAACTTCTCCGACCGGTGCAGCAATCCGGGATATTTTAAATGTACTGAATCGGCGGTTTCCGCTAGCAGATGTGGTGGTCTGTCCTGTTTTGGTGCAGGGGGACGGTGCGGCAGAGCAAATTGCAAAAGCAATTGCGTATGTCAACGCCAATGCCCTTGCAGATGTAATCATCACAGGCCGTGGCGGTGGTTCTATTGAGGATTTGTGGGCGTTTAACGAAGAGATTGTGGCAAGAGCCATTTATGCTTCCGAGATTCCCATCATTTCGGCGGTCGGTCATGAAACGGATTTTACCATTGCCGATTTTGTAGCAGATTTGCGGGCACCAACGCCTTCAGCAGCGGCAGAGCTTGCAACCCCATCCATGACAGAAATTTCGGGTGTGCTGGCAGGTTTTCTTGAACGGATGCGCGGAAGTGCTTTGCGCAAAATTGATTTAAACCGTGCACTTGTGCAACAGCTGGCAGGCAGAATCTCTAAAGACGGTGTGCTTTCGGCATACGATAAAAAAAGACTGATTATTGATGCCGATATGCAACGGGCTTTGCGTGCTTTAGAAAATGCATTGGCAAACAAAAAAGAGCAGTTCGCAAAAAATGTGGCAAAGCTGGAATCTTTAAGCCCGTTAGGCGTTTTAAGCCGTGGTTACAGCGTAACTAGGACTGATACGGGAAACGTGGTTCGGAAAACAGAGGATGTTTGTGTAGGTGATGCCTTGGAAACGGTGCTGACAGACGGCTTGGTTTGTTCGAAAGTTACTAAGGTGGAAAGGAAATAG